From the Streptomyces sp. KMM 9044 genome, one window contains:
- the bcp gene encoding thioredoxin-dependent thiol peroxidase, with protein MSERLEPGDVAPAFTLTDADGTDVSLAGYKGRKVIVYFYPAALTPGCTKQACDFTDNLDLLAGAGYDVVGISPDKPEKLARFREQESLKVTLLADPDKQVLEAYGAFGEKKLYGKTVVGVIRSTVVVDEEGKVERALYNVKATGHVAKIIRDLGV; from the coding sequence ATGAGCGAACGCCTCGAGCCCGGAGACGTGGCCCCCGCCTTCACCCTGACCGACGCGGACGGCACCGACGTGTCCCTGGCCGGCTACAAGGGCCGCAAGGTCATCGTCTACTTCTACCCGGCGGCGCTCACCCCCGGCTGCACCAAGCAGGCCTGCGACTTCACCGACAACCTGGACCTGCTGGCCGGCGCGGGCTACGACGTCGTCGGCATCTCCCCCGACAAGCCCGAGAAGCTCGCCAGGTTCCGCGAGCAGGAATCCCTGAAGGTCACCCTCCTCGCCGACCCGGACAAGCAGGTCCTGGAGGCGTACGGCGCCTTCGGCGAGAAGAAGCTGTACGGCAAGACGGTCGTCGGCGTGATCCGCTCCACGGTCGTCGTCGACGAGGAGGGCAAGGTCGAACGCGCCCTCTACAACGTCAAGGCGACGGGCCACGTGGCCAAGATCATCAGGGACCTGGGCGTCTGA
- a CDS encoding GroES family chaperonin, giving the protein MSAKKNEHAPRHDDKLPIRMLHDRVLVRQDASEGERRSGGGILIPATAAVGRRLAWAEVVAVGQNVRTVEPGDRVLYDPEDRAEVEVRGTAYVLMRERDLHAVAADRFEGSEDSTGLYL; this is encoded by the coding sequence GTGAGCGCCAAGAAGAACGAGCACGCCCCCCGGCACGACGACAAGCTGCCCATCCGGATGCTGCACGACCGCGTACTCGTGCGGCAGGACGCGAGCGAGGGCGAGCGGCGGTCCGGGGGCGGCATCCTGATTCCCGCGACGGCGGCGGTCGGCCGTCGGCTGGCCTGGGCCGAGGTCGTCGCGGTGGGACAGAACGTCCGGACGGTGGAGCCGGGCGACCGGGTGCTGTACGACCCGGAAGACCGTGCGGAGGTCGAGGTGCGGGGTACCGCGTACGTGCTCATGCGCGAGCGTGATCTGCACGCGGTGGCCGCGGACCGGTTCGAGGGGTCGGAGGACTCGACGGGCCTGTACCTGTAG
- a CDS encoding DUF3618 domain-containing protein, translating into MADTADTRTPAQIEADISRRRAVLAETLDEIGARVHPKTIVGDAKARVASNVDHTLGRAYVGANRVVSDVKAQFVDVNGSPRLERVVPAAVLVVGVVGLLALGSRRRGR; encoded by the coding sequence GTGGCGGACACGGCGGACACCAGGACCCCGGCGCAGATCGAGGCGGACATCAGTCGCCGTCGCGCGGTGCTGGCCGAGACCCTGGACGAGATCGGCGCGCGGGTGCATCCGAAGACGATCGTCGGGGACGCGAAGGCCAGGGTCGCGTCCAACGTCGATCACACGCTCGGCAGGGCGTACGTCGGGGCCAATCGTGTGGTGAGCGATGTCAAGGCGCAGTTCGTGGACGTGAACGGGTCGCCGCGGCTCGAGCGGGTCGTGCCGGCCGCGGTCCTGGTGGTGGGCGTGGTGGGGCTGCTGGCCCTGGGGTCCCGTCGGCGCGGGCGCTGA
- a CDS encoding DMT family transporter — protein sequence MAWVLLVVAGLLEVGWAVGMKYTEGFTRLVPSLLTGAGIVASMVLLSYAAKTLPIGTAYGVWVGIGAAGAAVLGMAVLGEPVTAARIFFVCLLVVAVVGLKATSGH from the coding sequence GTGGCGTGGGTTCTGTTGGTCGTGGCCGGTCTGCTCGAGGTGGGCTGGGCGGTCGGGATGAAGTACACCGAGGGGTTCACCCGGCTGGTGCCCAGCCTGCTGACCGGTGCCGGCATCGTGGCGAGCATGGTGCTGTTGTCGTACGCGGCGAAGACGCTGCCGATCGGCACGGCGTACGGCGTGTGGGTGGGGATCGGGGCCGCCGGGGCGGCGGTGCTGGGCATGGCGGTGCTGGGGGAGCCGGTGACCGCCGCCCGGATCTTCTTCGTGTGCCTGCTGGTGGTCGCGGTGGTGGGGCTGAAGGCGACGTCGGGGCACTGA